gtttaattgatgatgCTGTTAATTGTAACACGGCAAACTGTCTGcagaataaaaaaaaaaaactggATGCTTATAGAAATAACCGGattctttatatatcaCCACCGGACACAGTTCTATTCCAATTTCAAACCACTTCTCATAGatacattttttatataacatacatatatattcatcgacaaaaaataaataataatcaacGTCCTTGTTgtctttatatttaatcttttttcatGTCTTTCTTTCTATTAATTGtctataaatatatataatgtttTCATTCATAGCCTACATATATtataactttttttttcttcatttttctcttccctttttcttccttatCATTACATTGTTCTTCTACGAATGTTACATTTGTTCTTTAAGAATACACTTCATTACAATTCTatgttttttgttttttttataacACACTTAGGGATGTTGTTGAATCGATCAATGTCCATatatttgtaaattttttttttatccCGTTGGTTTAAGTTCTCTGttgtctttttttttttttttttttttctttcttgtaatttttagatttttgtttttttcttggaatataataaatagtGTTGACAAAGATACATTAAATTGAATCATGATatgattcaatttattgTGCTAAAGGGGTTGCCCAATTAACACTTTTGTTCCGATCTAATGTATTCGCCTTGACATTTCTACCTTTACCTGATTTACCATTCAAATACTTAAAATCATATCCTCTAATTAAAGCAGCATCAGGTATAGATTCATCCATGTCAGCGTCAACGTCACCATTAGAATCATCTAAATCCTCTAAATCAAGTTCATTCTCTCTTAAAAATCGttctttcctttccttatgcttttttttaattgaCGAATTCACAGGTATCGTTATTCTTTCCCAAATATTAGATATAATGGGTAATTTATTCCCATCATCCTCATTACTTGTACTTGAATTAATTTCAGTAGCAAAAATAGTAGCGTCTTTCAATGATCCTCTTGATGAACTAActattaaattcaatgaacTTTGttctaaattcaatatcGATCTCTTAGGTTTAATCGTCCTATGACATGGTGAATGTTTCCAATCATCCCCTCCTCCTGTTCTTCTCCTCCCCATAGATGTCTTAATCATTCTATTCAATTCTAaagtttcattatttattaaactTTTAGAACCattccaattcatcatGAAACATGCCGTATTGAAAGGATCAAGTTTACTATCAAAACCAGCAATATCAGGTGAAGATGATGCAGATAATGATGGAATGGAAGAGATATCACTTAAAGGGCTAATTGACCCTAAATCAGTTGGTGACGTTGGTGACGTTGTCTTGTTGTCTAAATGTAACCTACGACttaatatatcatcataaAGATTCTTATTATTGCAACTATCCATTTCATTTGGATGTTCTAATGGTGTATCGAATGTTAACACTTGAGGTATCACAGTTCTAGGATTCGTTTTAAGTCCGGTACGTTGTAATTTGACTAATTTCTTAGAGGGTGTTAAATTACCATTACTGAAGGGATCCAATGTTCTTGGTCTCTTATTGGGTGTTACCGGTAAAGATACATCCGAAATCAGTTTCGATCTTGGTGTTGATAATATGAGTGGCTCTGGAGCTATCagattattcatttttcatttattttttgggTGACGTTTAGAGAGTTTAGTTGGAAAAAACACAAGGTATATTGCCAAGAATTCGATCAGCAACAAACAATAAGATGTTTTTACAAAGGTGACAGTTTTATGCATCAACAGAAACGAATCATCCATTATTCTTATATAGGAGAGAAAATGGGAAAATGGTTTCTTTGCCATTAAGATAGCTATTGAAGAACTTGACATATTGTCATCACACTGTTATGGCAACTGTTGAATCTTAACAGATCCGCTCCattgaaaagttttgaaGAGGCTTTTTTTCCGTTGTTTTAGTTTTGCCATTTCGGGCAAATAGATCTGTGTCTGCCCTGTTTACATTTAGCcataagaagaaaatatattacatGGAAAGACTCTTAAAGCAATCCAAAGACGTTAGTCGACTAGTAGATTTTAGTCAAGAGAAACAACGACCAATCGCTACTGCATTATTATCTGTGGCTAATAATGTATGTGTGTTCCGGTAATTAGAACGGTACCTTTGTGTTACTAACGGTACTTAAAAATTTCGAGAATGAGAGATATTTGGGCCAAAACGAGCGGCACCCAAAGCTGAACATGGACATCACACAGATTGCCATGTACGATTTCGTTTCTTTCGTCCACTTCATGTACGGATATTATTAGCAATGTACCCAAATACGtaatataaaattagaACTTGCCCGTTTACCCACCTACtccaaatttgaaaaatcagTCGTTAATTCGTTAACACTTCTTCGTTTGCAACAGCGAAGTCCGTACTTGCAACCTCGTAATATCAAACTTTTTGGGGAATAAAACAATGTTcataagaaaatttaaaagtcTCTTTTCGATTTACCACAACTGCTACATATTTTACTTACTGTTTTGGATGAGAATTATCCACATATAATGGCCAAGTTCATACCAAACAGTAGCAATGATTTACATGGAGTATTGGGATGACTCTCAAAGCAAAACGGAAAAGTTTATTATTCAACATAGCTTTTGAGGATCTACAAAATAAGCTTCCTATTAACTGGGATATAGCTGTTATTGAAGACCTCatccttttctttaatggCAAACATGTATCCAGTAGATACTCTCTTCTTGTGTTAGCGAAGTTTTATTTAGTTTAGCATTCACTCCCTCCAGAAGTAGATAAGCTTAATCATACAGCCAAAGTTAACAAACATCATTAGCCGCTAGATTGAATTCCCTTACAAATCTTGTATCGCTTCCGGCACCACCTTTATGCATCGGCCAAGTTTCGAATAGATTGTCTCAATTTTGTGACACAGCCAGTCATAAACATTCCCAAGAAAATAGACTAgacaaagaaaagaatataaaaagaaCTCGTGTCAGTAACAAAACTCTTTacatcaatatattttctttaaccctttcttattatttttttttcctacTTTTTTCATCAGGATAGACACAATTTCTACTTTAGCTATCTAAAAACCATGTCTTTTCATAGAAAACATAGCTCAACTACAACAAAAAACGTTCCTATTATCTTGTCAAAATCATTAAGTCAAGAACAAGTTGAGAAAGAACGTACTTTAAATAAAGGACAAAATGTAAAGGGACAAGGAACTATTGCAGCTTCCAGTCTAACCAAAACACATGATGTTCACTTAGCGGACGATCTAGAAAATGTCGACTTCcaaaatgaacaaaatCCAATTATAGAAGATATTCCTGTGGATTGTAACGATTCTATTGATAATGTTTATCCAATACGCCCAGAATTACCTTTATTTAGATCTGTTGAACATTTGAAGGTTTATCCTATGGttcaagaaacaaataaCGCATTGAAAGGATTTGCTGTCACAAGAGTAATCATAgcaaattcaaaaaaaatggcCAAAAGAATCCTAACTTCAAAGCCGGCAAGATGTATGGTTCCAGTTGCAAACACATTGGATAGTATTGGTAATTCAACGTTAAATATGACGGATAAAATTATTCCGGCAGCAATGACAACGTCTTTTAGTGATATACACGAACATTTTATGGTCCCAGTTAAAAAAGTACAAAAGTTTACCAAGGATACTAAATTAAGATCCGTTAGTCTTAGCAAGAAGTATGTTTACAAACCAAGTCACGATAGgttaattgaatttagaaaatacTATAACAGAAAATTGATTGATACGAATAATAGACCTTTGATCAGAGGTTCGCTTGACCCTCTTGCTCGCCCAATAAATGTTAAGGCGGAAGATATGATCGTGAAATATTTACCCAGCGAAACCCCTCTAACCAATCATGAGTTTTGTTGCGAAGTTAACAAGAGTGCATATTTGAGTACAGCGGTTGTTTCCAGAAGTATACCCTTgttgaaaagaagaatatatactTTAATGATGGTGCCTTGCTCTTATTTGGAATATGCAAATagaaaattaaacaaaaatcTCGACGAAAAGAAGGATTTAGGTTTCAAGAACACTTATCATGCTACAATGGATACATTAAAGGAACTAAATGGAGAAATGTTTAAGAAGATAACAAGAAGGCCAAAAGTTTAGTGGGCTTTCAGAGTCTTCATGTTTGATTAATCAAGTTAAGGATGGCACCTTTTTCTACTGCATgttcttcattattgaaataaatatatatatctctATATAACTATATAGtcttttaataaaaaattctaTTTCTGTTTTTGGCCCTTAAATAAtcctttttgaaaattacGTCTGTAAGATCATTTGACTTTGTAAGGATGAGAAATAAGACTGTTACACCCGGACATTTTAAAACATGTTGTTTTTTCTGGCACATTACTAAAACGAACCGTGTCGGAAAATTGATACCATTATGAGAAGGCGCCGGGAGAACCAATATTCTTCCGCCTACGAAAACCATCCTGAACAAAGTCAGTCCCAAGCAGGATCTCCCTACGAGTTGGCACTCTAGCCTACAGGATCGATGAAATTCATGTAGAATAAAACAAGCTTTAATTTAATCGTTGTCTTATAAATCCACAACGAAATACAGTACCGAAAAAGTGAGTAATAAAGTATACTATGTTGCGTGATATCTGGGGGGGGTGTTGTAATGAAATCCTTTATAGAAAAGGAGGAATCATCGAAAATAGTGAAGCGATGATGACCTGTGAGATATTCGGTTAAACTTATTAAgattcaattcattagaaGTGAGACTTTACGATAATGGCAAAAATTCCTAGAATTTTAAGCTAGAAACCTaatctttgaataatgaattatcaaataacTTGATTAAGTGAGAAAAATACCTTATTACAAACTGGCCTGAAAGAGATGTAAAGTCGATAGGGGTAATATAAGTTGCCTTTACATTGAACATTTTTAAGTAGAACTCATTGATCACGTAAACATATACAGGTAAAAGAACCCGTTTACTAACAAGTAATGATTTCGTGTTATCCCTTCCGATaatatgaattttttaaaattagtGGCtcatttgaaagaataCCAAGTTATTGGCCGTCGTTTGCCAACTGAATCCGTTCCAGAACCAAAGTTGTTCAGAATGAGAATCTTTGCTTCAAATGAAGTTGTTGCCAAGTCTCGTTACTGGTATTTCTTGCAAAAATTACACAAGGTTAAGAAGGCTTCTGGTGAAGTTGTTTCCATCAACCAAATCCACGAAGCTCACCCAACCAAGGTCAAGAACTTCGGTGTCTGGGTCAGATACGATTCCAGATCTGGTACTCATAACATGTACAAGGAAATCAGAGATGTTTCCAGAGTTGCTGCTGTTGATACTTTATACCAAGACATGGCTGCTAGACACAGAACTAGATTCAGATCCATTCACATCTTAAAGGTTgctgaaattgaaaagactGCAGATGTCAAGAGACAGTACGTTAAACAATTCTTGACCAAGGACTTGAAATTCCCATTACCACACAGAGCCCAAAGTACTGGTAAGACTTTCTCTTACAAGAGACCATCTACCTTTTACTGATTTGGtacataaaaaaatattattattaaaaaaaattcctTTGCATATCTATGTATATCTGTGTTGTATAAAATTTGAACTTTGTTTTATAAATTCTAATAAGACTTAATGTAAATGacaatagaaaaaaaaatcctcaaaaattattagacGGTTTAAAGTTCACATACACGTTTCTTTCTCTATCTAACTGATGAATAACTGCATTAATTAATCAGTCTTTTTATAGCCAACGGCAGACTTTAATATTGGAATAGTTGATATCTACTTATgtgattttatttgaacCTTTTGCGTCGCTAATATATTTCTCTCAGTGTGTCATCCAAAACGCCACCGGGTAACCGAGAAAATAGGAAAGTAAATAATGGCAAAGTAGCATATGAAGATTTACCACGCAAGGCTTCTGATCAGAGTTTAACTCTGAAACTTTATGGTATGAGCAACCGAAACTATTAGTGAATGATACGTTATACGAAGTTGTAATCTATCATTACTAGGTAAGGAACTCTTTCAACGATTTATAGTGGATCTAGTTTTGCTATTTTAGATAAAGCatctatatttttttttcgagACAATGGTCGATGTTGTGATGCTAGATCAGACTAATCTGCTACCggatgaaaaattaacaaGTTTGAAAAGTTTCGATAATTTTGATTCCTCTCTtaagaaaaggaaatctATAAAACCCATAAAAGTCACCAAGGTAACAACTGttgatgacgatgacgTTCATCTTCCCGTTACTGAAATCCATTTGAAATCTCATGAATGGTTTGGTGATTTTATAACTAAACATGAAATTCCCAGAAAAGTTTTTCATTCATCTATTGGTTTCATcactatttatttatacACTAAAGGAATCGATTACAAGAAGATCAAGACTCCATTAATATATGCCTTTGTgatcatctttatcttaGATTTGATTAGATTACGCTGGGCTTATTTTAATAAACTTTATTGTGGAACCGTAGGTGCATTGAtgagaaagaaagaaatacaTACTTACAATGGTGTTCTTTGGTACATACTCggtttgattttttcatttagCTTTTTTTCTAAAGATGTAgctttaatttctttgtttttattaAGTTGGTCCGATACTGCTGCATCCACGTTTGGTAGAAAATATGGGTATTTAACGCCAAAATTAGCAcgaaataaatcattagcGGGATCTTTAGCTGCATTTATTGTTGGATTTGTAACGACTTTGTTGTTTTACGGTTACCTTGTACCTCGTTATGATtatgttaataaattagGTGAGATTCAATGGACTCCACAAACTAGTAAGTTGAGTCTAAATACTCTTTCATGGTTAGGTGGATTAGTCGGAGCTTTAAGTGAAGGTATCGATCTCTTCAACTGGGACGATAATTTTACGATTCCTGTTCTATCTTCCATATTCTTAAGTACTGTCATCCATGTGTTTAAGAAATGATTAGATACATATGACCTACCATAATGATAATTAAATAGAAATTTCAAACTCTAAGGAAAAGcaagaaaggaaacaaaaGCAAGAATATGGAACCGAATGCATTGCACATGAGAAGTATGTCTATTTACTTATAAGTATTTCACATGTTTGTTTTCCATTCGTGAGATCGAGGAGGAGGTAAAGAGCCACAGATCGAACAATCAAGATAGAATTACgtttaatatttcaatatagAATACCCCTTGGTACTTATATAAGTACATATTAAGCCGACAGcgttatatattttattaagaTGAGGATTAAGTGGCAGACCTTGGAGGTATTCATTGTCTAGAATCGTCAACTGAAAGATAAAAGTTGGTAACTATTGGAATCCTATTGATCTGAGTGTAGCATATTTCTGTTCAACACAATATTACATTTCCAACTGCCTAAGAGTATACTTCAGCGTCATTCTATCGATGAATTAGACTTACTATAAAAGTGTATTTTAGTCGATATAAAATGCTTTTCGTTTCCAATTTTAGCCGCTGACGGCATATTCCTAATTGGTCCTTTAGAGAAACGACGGGTAGCCCCTTCACATTGAAAAAGGCTAAGATCATTGTTGACGAACggaaactgaaaaattgtgaaaaatttctttcttcGAAAAGTTTGCCTCATCgaaaaaattttaatagtgaaaaataaaaatatagcataatatacatatttttcaatatatttgcTAGCCAGGTCTTCTTTAATTCAACGTAATATAGAAGAAAGAAGTACATTAATCAGGTAACTGAAGTAGAACTCTCAAAATACTGATACCACTATGTCATACGTCTTAACTGAAACCTCGGCTGGTTATGCTCTTTTGAAGGCATCCgataagaaaatttacaagtcttcttctttgattcAAGATCTAGATACTTCCGATAAAGTCTTGAAAGAATTTAAGATTGCAGctttttccaaattcaGCTCTGCTGCTAATGCCTTAGAAGAATCAAACTCTATCATTGAAGGTAAAGTGTCCCCACAATTAGAAAAACTtttagaagaaattaagaaGGATAAGAAATCAACTTTGATTGTTAGTGAAACTAAATTAGCCAATTCCATCAACAAGTTAGGCTTAAACTTTAATGTTGTTTCTGATGCAGTCACTTTAGATATTTACAGAGCTGTCAAAGAATATCTACCTGAATTATTACCAGGTTTGAATGATTctgatttaaataaaatgtcCCTAGGTTTAGCACATTCTATTGGTCGTcataaattgaaattctCAGCTGACAAAGTCGATGTTATGATTATCCAAGCTATCGCCttattagatgatttagataaagaattaaatacCTACGCCATGAGATGTAAGGAATGGTACGGGTGGCATTTCCCTGAACTAGCTAAGATTGTTACAGACTCTGTCGCTTACGCTAGACTTATCTTGACCATGGGTGTCAGATCAAAAGCTTCTGAAACTGATATGAGTGAAATTTTAccagaagaaattgaagaacGTGTTAAGACTGCCGCTGAAGTTTCCATGGGTACTGAAATTACTCAAATCGATTTAGATAACATTAAATGTTTAGCTGATcaaattgttgaatttgCTGCTTACAGAGAACAATTATCTAACTACTTATCTGCTAGAATGAAGGCTATTGCTCCAAACTTGACTCAATTAGTTGGTGAATTAGTTGGTGCTAGATTAATAGCTCATTCTGGTTCTTTAATCTCTTTGGCTAAATCTCCAGCCTCCACTATTCAAATCTTAGGTGCTGAAAAAGCATTGTTCAGAGCTTTAAAGACAAAACATGATACCCCAAAATACGGTCTTCTATATCACGCTTCTTTAGTTGGTCAAGCTACTGGTAAGAACAAGGGTAAGATTGCTAGAGTTTTAGCTGCTAAAGCTGCTGTTTCTTTACGTTATGATGCCCTTGCTGAAGATAGAGATGACTCTGGTGACATTGGTCTTGAAGCTAGAGCTAAGGTTGAAAACAGGTTGTCACAATTAGAAGGAAGAGATTTAAGGACTACACCAAAGGTTGTTCGTGAAGCTAAGAAGGTTGAAATCACTGAAGCCCAAGCTTATAATGCTGATGCCGATACTGTTGCCGAACCAGCTGCTTCTAAGTCTGAATCTGGTTCGGATTCCGATTCTGACTCtgacgatgaagaagaagaaaagaaagaaaagaaagataagaaagataagaaagaaaagaaggataagaaagacaagaaagacaagaaaagaaagagagatgaagaagaagtagaaTCTAAAGAATCTAAGAAATCCAAGAaagataagaaagaaaagaaagacaaaaaggataagaaagaaaagaaatccaagaaggaaaagaaggaaaagaaataactttaaatgtattatattgttaacgaattattttatttcccATCTATCATCTCTAGTATTATTCATTTAGGATTTTTCTCCTCTGATATATCCTCaccaaagaaaattttaacCATCATGGAAACAATTGCAATAATtgttattaaaaatttaaaacaaaATCTGTAAATTAGAATTTCACATCCTTAATAAACACGGAATTATTATacttattatttgaaaacgTTGATTTCTTTATGTAACAAAAAGCATCAAGCATGCATATCCATATAGTATATACGCTACCATTCTTTTTTACATAGTATTATAGTATTATATGAAGTTTAAGTGACCGAACGATTAAGCCAATATGCAGAAGAATCTCAGTGGACTGGTATGAACCACCAGAAATCTCTTGACCTTCGTTTcaataaaagatatataaacTAAGGTGTTCGGATTCAATGCGTGAAGCTGTgttgtttacttttcaaaaaaaaatatcttaaTAGTGAAAATTGTTAAAAGTTCCTGCACTTGGGcatcaattaaaaattaaagtAGTCTAAGTTTAAACTTAGGTTAAAGATAAGCTAGAAGCACCGTCTCCCTTTCGTAACCATAGATATAGATCCCAAAGCAATTaatatagaatattatCCAAACATAACGTATACGGAGGTAAAAGGTTAGAGGTATACTTACGAATTTGAACGGGAAATGTCTGAAGTGAATAATTCGGGAGTTGCAAGAAACGAATCACTTTCGGtagaagaaacaaataagTTACGGATATCATTAGGTCTGAAACCTATCCCAATCCCAACAAAAAACAACTTAGTTTCCAAAGATATAGGATTAGAAACACGACTTGAAGCAGTAAAGAAGGAGAACGAATCTGTTGATGGAAAACCACATTTCATAgcaaatgataaaattaaCTTATTGAGGCGTAGATTAACGAACATTAAGAACAATATTGGGAAAGTAACTTTATTagatgaacaagaaagGAAAACTGACCCAACAGGTGATGAAGACTGGTTACCAAAAATTGGGCAGCGTAAGAAGTCAGGTGGTGCAGCACTAAAAAAGAAGCAAAGAGTTGCCCTAAGTTACGAacatgaagaagaagatgatgaatctGGTGCAAATTTCCCAATCATGAAACTAGCTCATAATATTAGTGATATAAAAGCAGGGAAAGATATCATCTTGACCTTAAAAGAAAGTAATATACttgacgatgatgatagGGGAAGTGAGGATGAAGCCGGTGATATGTTAGAGAATGAATCCCTGAGGCAAGAAAAGGAGGATCTTAAAAATCTTGAATTGCGGCAAATGAACAAAGAAAGGAGAAGGAAGAAGATAGCATTAACTATTGGTAGTAGAGCgattgaagatgatgaaatgaaCCAAAAGGACATAGAAGGTAAGTCGACATTGGTGATTGGAGCCAAAAATAACATCAACTCTGAGAAACCAATTTCTTTCACGAATTCTAGcaataaattgaaagttGTCCTACCTAGTGATGAGGAGGAGTCTGATATCGGAGATTTCAAGCCTGCGAaaataaggaaaagaagTAAAAAGCAAGATAgcaaaatattgaataaaaggaaaaagataTCAATACATCACGCCATCAAGAATGTTGAGCTtacagatgaagaagagaatGATAATTCTTTAGATTCGCTTGATACTCTAGCACcaacattgaaaaaaggGAAAAGTAAATCGGAAACAGCAGATTTATCATCGAGAAAAATAACACCGGAAGATATAGCATTACAAATACGGAAGGAGAAGTTCGAAGAGGAAGAACGTTCCAAAGGAATTGATAGGTTAAGGAAGGCAGCGGCAAGTCCGCgtattgttattgatgAAAGTACAGTATTTTTAGAATCTTTAGGTTCTACTTTACCAACTACCACTGAGACAGACACTATACCCAAGTCACATATTGAGAAAACGTCTAATGAACTAGTTAGGCGTGATGAGAATGCGGAAATAAGTGCTGAAGGCAATGAGAACAATTTTGTGGTCCAAGAACCAAACTTTACTGATGGATTAGCGTCAACTTTACAGTTTCTTCAAACCCGTGGTGTTTTCGAAGATATCAAAGCTAAGGATAATCAT
The Naumovozyma dairenensis CBS 421 chromosome 5, complete genome DNA segment above includes these coding regions:
- the SNU66 gene encoding U4/U6-U5 snRNP complex subunit SNU66 (similar to Saccharomyces cerevisiae SNU66 (YOR308C); ancestral locus Anc_8.786); the protein is MSEVNNSGVARNESLSVEETNKLRISLGLKPIPIPTKNNLVSKDIGLETRLEAVKKENESVDGKPHFIANDKINLLRRRLTNIKNNIGKVTLLDEQERKTDPTGDEDWLPKIGQRKKSGGAALKKKQRVALSYEHEEEDDESGANFPIMKLAHNISDIKAGKDIILTLKESNILDDDDRGSEDEAGDMLENESLRQEKEDLKNLELRQMNKERRRKKIALTIGSRAIEDDEMNQKDIEGKSTLVIGAKNNINSEKPISFTNSSNKLKVVLPSDEEESDIGDFKPAKIRKRSKKQDSKILNKRKKISIHHAIKNVELTDEEENDNSLDSLDTLAPTLKKGKSKSETADLSSRKITPEDIALQIRKEKFEEEERSKGIDRLRKAAASPRIVIDESTVFLESLGSTLPTTTETDTIPKSHIEKTSNELVRRDENAEISAEGNENNFVVQEPNFTDGLASTLQFLQTRGVFEDIKAKDNHSSSSNKVDDQTLKVRRSMTVEEVHQSIEETVKKNKQKYPARGLERDALQDYNPSISLIYKDKEGNELTTKEAYKRLSQKFHGTKSNEKKLAKAREKIKARNRQNNANNTFGFI
- the RPL20B gene encoding 60S ribosomal protein eL20 (similar to Saccharomyces cerevisiae RPL20A (YMR242C) and RPL20B (YOR312C); ancestral locus Anc_8.789), whose product is MAHLKEYQVIGRRLPTESVPEPKLFRMRIFASNEVVAKSRYWYFLQKLHKVKKASGEVVSINQIHEAHPTKVKNFGVWVRYDSRSGTHNMYKEIRDVSRVAAVDTLYQDMAARHRTRFRSIHILKVAEIEKTADVKRQYVKQFLTKDLKFPLPHRAQSTGKTFSYKRPSTFY
- the NOP58 gene encoding RNA-processing protein NOP58 (similar to Saccharomyces cerevisiae NOP58 (YOR310C); ancestral locus Anc_8.787), whose product is MSYVLTETSAGYALLKASDKKIYKSSSLIQDLDTSDKVLKEFKIAAFSKFSSAANALEESNSIIEGKVSPQLEKLLEEIKKDKKSTLIVSETKLANSINKLGLNFNVVSDAVTLDIYRAVKEYLPELLPGLNDSDLNKMSLGLAHSIGRHKLKFSADKVDVMIIQAIALLDDLDKELNTYAMRCKEWYGWHFPELAKIVTDSVAYARLILTMGVRSKASETDMSEILPEEIEERVKTAAEVSMGTEITQIDLDNIKCLADQIVEFAAYREQLSNYLSARMKAIAPNLTQLVGELVGARLIAHSGSLISLAKSPASTIQILGAEKALFRALKTKHDTPKYGLLYHASLVGQATGKNKGKIARVLAAKAAVSLRYDALAEDRDDSGDIGLEARAKVENRLSQLEGRDLRTTPKVVREAKKVEITEAQAYNADADTVAEPAASKSESGSDSDSDSDDEEEEKKEKKDKKDKKEKKDKKDKKDKKRKRDEEEVESKESKKSKKDKKEKKDKKDKKEKKSKKEKKEKK
- the SPS4 gene encoding Sps4p (similar to Saccharomyces cerevisiae SPS4 (YOR313C); ancestral locus Anc_8.790), coding for MSFHRKHSSTTTKNVPIILSKSLSQEQVEKERTLNKGQNVKGQGTIAASSLTKTHDVHLADDLENVDFQNEQNPIIEDIPVDCNDSIDNVYPIRPELPLFRSVEHLKVYPMVQETNNALKGFAVTRVIIANSKKMAKRILTSKPARCMVPVANTLDSIGNSTLNMTDKIIPAAMTTSFSDIHEHFMVPVKKVQKFTKDTKLRSVSLSKKYVYKPSHDRLIEFRKYYNRKLIDTNNRPLIRGSLDPLARPINVKAEDMIVKYLPSETPLTNHEFCCEVNKSAYLSTAVVSRSIPLLKRRIYTLMMVPCSYLEYANRKLNKNLDEKKDLGFKNTYHATMDTLKELNGEMFKKITRRPKV
- the SFG1 gene encoding Sfg1p (similar to Saccharomyces cerevisiae SFG1 (YOR315W); ancestral locus Anc_8.791) — its product is MNNLIAPEPLILSTPRSKLISDVSLPVTPNKRPRTLDPFSNGNLTPSKKLVKLQRTGLKTNPRTVIPQVLTFDTPLEHPNEMDSCNNKNLYDDILSRRLHLDNKTTSPTSPTDLGSISPLSDISSIPSLSASSSPDIAGFDSKLDPFNTACFMMNWNGSKSLINNETLELNRMIKTSMGRRRTGGGDDWKHSPCHRTIKPKRSILNLEQSSLNLIVSSSRGSLKDATIFATEINSSTSNEDDGNKLPIISNIWERITIPVNSSIKKKHKERKERFLRENELDLEDLDDSNGDVDADMDESIPDAALIRGYDFKYLNGKSGKGRNVKANTLDRNKSVNWATPLAQ
- the DGK1 gene encoding diacylglycerol kinase (similar to Saccharomyces cerevisiae HSD1 (YOR311C); ancestral locus Anc_8.788) is translated as MVDVVMLDQTNLLPDEKLTSLKSFDNFDSSLKKRKSIKPIKVTKVTTVDDDDVHLPVTEIHLKSHEWFGDFITKHEIPRKVFHSSIGFITIYLYTKGIDYKKIKTPLIYAFVIIFILDLIRLRWAYFNKLYCGTVGALMRKKEIHTYNGVLWYILGLIFSFSFFSKDVALISLFLLSWSDTAASTFGRKYGYLTPKLARNKSLAGSLAAFIVGFVTTLLFYGYLVPRYDYVNKLGEIQWTPQTSKLSLNTLSWLGGLVGALSEGIDLFNWDDNFTIPVLSSIFLSTVIHVFKK